The Cryptococcus decagattii chromosome 1, complete sequence genome includes a region encoding these proteins:
- a CDS encoding 6-phosphogluconolactonase, with the protein MPPQPPAPPVFYSFPDTEVLVDSLANFVVKAQRDAVDKRGKFTIALSRGSLAANLRGLVGQQNVQWDKWEVFFVDEAAVPLEDEDSNYHSNYLSFLSHVPIPREQIHTIDVTQLDDLEELADQYEKQLVNHFAASNAARYPTFDLMLLGIGPDGETASLFPGHEILSEKDAWVSFIDDAPRGPARRITMTFPVLNHCYRAVFVATGKEKTEMLHTILDQPEAGLPCSRVRPASPGLVFWFADADAASATQYPPTTFRWIDNEKEAQEAVDAARRRAAKKLAEADSEAEGLKTSV; encoded by the exons ATGCCCCCCCAGCCGCCAGCACCTCCCGTCTTCTACAGTTTCCCGGACACAGAAGTCCTCGTTG ACTCACTCGCCAACTTCGTGGTCAAGGCTCAGCGGGATGCCGTTGATAAGCGAGGAAAATTTACAATCGCTCTCTCTCGTGGATCACTTGCCGCCAATCTGAGAGGATTGGTCGGACAGCAGAATGTACAGTGGGACAAGTG GGAGGTCTTCTTTGTTGATGAGGCCGCCGTTCCTCTTGAGGACGAAGATTCCAATTACCATTCAAACTACCTTTCGTTTCTTTCCCATGTACCCATTCCTAGGGAGCAGATTCATACCATCGATGTCACCCAACTTGACGATCTCGAGGAGTTGGCAGACCAGTACGAGAAACAACTTGTCAACCACTTTGCTGCCTCAAACGCTGCAAGGTATCCTACCTTTGACCTAATGCTGCTGGGTATAGGCCCAGACGGTGAGACGGCGAGTCTATTCCCGGGGCATGAAATTCTGAGCGAGAAAGACGCGTGGGTCAGCTTTATCGATGACGCGCCGCGAGGACCCGCAAGGAGAATCACTATGAC TTTCCCTGTCTTGAACCACTGCTATAGGGCTGTCTTCGTGGCTACCGGCAAGGAGAAGACTGAGATGCTACATACCATTCTTGATCAGCCTGAAGCTGGACTTCCTTGCTCACGCGTCCGACCTGC CTCTCCCGGTCTTGTATTTTGGTTTGCCGATGCAGACGCCGCTTCCGCAACTCAGTACCCTCCGACCACTTTCCGATGGATTGATAATGAGAAAGAAGCCCAAGAGGCAGTCGATGCTGCAAGGCGCAGGGCCGCCAAAAAATTGGCAGAGGCCGACAGTGAGGCAGAGGGACTTAAGACAAGTGTATAG